One window from the genome of Nicotiana sylvestris chromosome 9, ASM39365v2, whole genome shotgun sequence encodes:
- the LOC104248632 gene encoding transcription factor EMB1444-like isoform X1, which translates to MANQLQQALRSLCCNTPWKYAVFWKLTHRARMMLTWEDAYYDNDGFPEKTSPGSTSGNLHDGHYSNNRLGVAVAKMSYHVYSLGEGIVGQVAITGKHLWLSADTGATITSLAPEHCDGWQAQFSAGIKTIVVAAVAPHGVVQLGSLDSKIPEDSRVVKLIRDVFSELLESMASCLQSSMQNSMENSCLSEISTRTSGSEFFQVCANNLGRNVCEDGRNMWSPLYTSVKKSFDHSCIFSQPGSYPNKILEVVNKQGLHETAVQGSGHCENLLPPSCESSLIKHQEEGQMWEENDQKFEGQSSNSRVLGKGSVDKAKPTFRNNGSNESVSYDAGQVTERTVPYKNDLSSEAYNDQIGVLGVPDLPNAYPDKCVEKNLGFETECNYTMHTPFRFCAGYELFEALGPIFQKGNSSNDWEAGNREEMAVEMLEEIGTSSLLKSSTGQEHLLEAVIANVNRHDNDSSSVKSFCKSVDSLLTTEITVEPCNSGIGTISSTGYSFDRETLNSFNSSGVCSIQSSRGFSSTSCSRGSGHVERPLEPTKMHKKRARPGESCRPRPRDRQLIQDRIKELRELVPNGSKCSIDSLLERTVKHMVFMQSITKHAEKLKKCSASKLVAKELGISGSSSHEHGSSWAMEVGSNLKVCPMRVENLSMNGQMLVEIFEDGSHFLDIAEAIRSLNLTILKGVAEACGERTRMCFVVEGQNDRTLHRMDVLWSLMQKLQAKISM; encoded by the exons ATGGCAAACCAGCTGCAACAAGCACTGAGGAGCCTTTGCTGCAACACTCCTTGGAAGTATGCTGTGTTTTGGAAGCTCACACATCGAGCTCGAAT GATGTTGACTTGGGAGGACGCTTACTATGATAATGACGGGTTTCCGGAGAAAACATCTCCTGGTAGTACATCAGGCAACCTTCATGATGGACATTATTCCAACAATCGTCTTGGAGTAGCTGTGGCAAAGATGTCGTATCATGTTTATTCTCTTGGAGAAGG TATTGTAGGGCAGGTGGCAATTACTGGAAAACATTTATGGCTTTCAGCAGACACAGGTGCAACTATCACCAGCTTGGCGCCTGAG CACTGTGATGGGTGGCAAGCTCAATTTTCTGCTGGGATTAAG ACCATTGTTGTTGCTGCAGTTGCTCCACATGGAGTTGTACAACTTGGATCCTTGGATAGT AAGATTCCTGAGGATTCGAGGGTGGTCAAGCTTATTAGAGATGTCTTTTCTGAGCTCTTGGAGTCGATGGCAAGTTGCTTGCAGAGTTCGATGCAGAACAGCATGGAAAATTCTTGCTTG TCAGAGATTTCGACAAGAACCTCAGGTTCAGAGTTTTTTCAAGTCTGCGCAAATAATCTAGGTAGAAATGTTTGTGAAGATGGGAGAAATATGTGGTCTCCTCTATATACATCTGTTAAAAAATCTTTTGATCATTCTTGTATCTTCTCGCAACCTGGAAGTTACCCAAATAAAATACTTGAAGTGGTTAATAAGCAAGGACTTCATGAGACTGCAGTTCAAGGATCTGGTCACTGTGAGAATCTGCTTCCACCAAGCTGTGAAAGTTCCCTTATAAAACACCAAGAGGAAGGGCAGATGTGGGAAGAAAATGATCAGAAGTTTGAAGGGCAATCTAGCAACTCGAGAGTCTTGGGAAAGGGCTCAGTAGATAAAGCTAAGCCTACTTTTAGAAATAATGGAAGTAATGAAAGTGTTTCATATGATGCTGGACAAGTCACCGAACGCACTGTGCCATATAAAAACGATCTTTCTTCTGAAGCTTACAATGATCAAATTGGAGTGTTGGGTGTGCCAGATCTTCCCAATGCATATCCAGATAAATGTGTAGAGAAAAATTTAGGTTTCGAGACCGAGTGTAATTACACAATGCACACTCCTTTCAGGTTCTGTGCTGGCTACGAGCTGTTTGAAGCACTAGGGCCAATTTTCCAGAAAGGGAATTCTTCCAACGACTGGGAGGCAGGGAACCGGGAAGAAATGGCTGTTGAGATGCTTGAGGAAATCGGCACCAGCAGTCTGTTAAAGAGCAGCACTGGCCAGGAGCATCTTCTAGAAGCAGTAATAGCTAATGTTAACCGCCATGACAATGATAGTAGCAGTGTCAAGTCATTCTGTAAATCTGTTGATTCCCTCTTGACCACTGAAATAACTGTCGAACCTTGTAACAGCGGTATCGGCACTATCAGTTCTACTGGCTATTCATTTGATCGGGAAACATTGAACAGCTTCAACTCATCAGGTGTGTGTAGTATTCAGTCTTCAAGAGGTTTTTCATCAACCAGTTGTAGCAGAGGTAGTGGACATGTTGAGAGGCCACTTGAACCCACTAAAATGCATAAAAAGAGGGCTAGACCTGGTGAAAGTTGCCGACCTAGGCCCAGGGATAGACAATTGATCCAAGATCGCATCAAGGAGCTCCGCGAGCTGGTTCCAAATGGTTCTAAG TGCAGTATAGACTCACTTCTAGAACGGACAGTCAAACACATGGTCTTCATGCAAAGTATTACCAAGCATGCTGAAAAGCTAAAGAAGTGCTCTGCATCAAAG CTGGTTGCCAAGGAATTGGGTATCTCCGGGTCTTCCTCCCATGAGCATGGTTCAAGCTGGGCGATGGAAGTTGGAAGTAACCTAAAAGTTTGTCCAATGAGGGTTGAAAACTTAAGCATGAACGGTCAAATGCTTGTAGAA ATCTTTGAAGATGGCAGCCATTTCCTTGATATAGCAGAAGCTATCCGGAGCTTGAATCTTACTATTTTAAAAGGTGTGGCAGAGGCTTGTGGTGAGAGGACACGTATGTGTTTCGTGGTTGAG GGGCAGAATGATAGAACCTTGCATCGCATGGATGTACTATGGTCGCTTATGCAGAAACTACAAGCAAAGATCAGCATGTAA
- the LOC104248632 gene encoding transcription factor EMB1444-like isoform X2, with the protein MANQLQQALRSLCCNTPWKYAVFWKLTHRARMMLTWEDAYYDNDGFPEKTSPGSTSGNLHDGHYSNNRLGVAVAKMSYHVYSLGEGIVGQVAITGKHLWLSADTGATITSLAPEHCDGWQAQFSAGIKTIVVAAVAPHGVVQLGSLDSIPEDSRVVKLIRDVFSELLESMASCLQSSMQNSMENSCLSEISTRTSGSEFFQVCANNLGRNVCEDGRNMWSPLYTSVKKSFDHSCIFSQPGSYPNKILEVVNKQGLHETAVQGSGHCENLLPPSCESSLIKHQEEGQMWEENDQKFEGQSSNSRVLGKGSVDKAKPTFRNNGSNESVSYDAGQVTERTVPYKNDLSSEAYNDQIGVLGVPDLPNAYPDKCVEKNLGFETECNYTMHTPFRFCAGYELFEALGPIFQKGNSSNDWEAGNREEMAVEMLEEIGTSSLLKSSTGQEHLLEAVIANVNRHDNDSSSVKSFCKSVDSLLTTEITVEPCNSGIGTISSTGYSFDRETLNSFNSSGVCSIQSSRGFSSTSCSRGSGHVERPLEPTKMHKKRARPGESCRPRPRDRQLIQDRIKELRELVPNGSKCSIDSLLERTVKHMVFMQSITKHAEKLKKCSASKLVAKELGISGSSSHEHGSSWAMEVGSNLKVCPMRVENLSMNGQMLVEIFEDGSHFLDIAEAIRSLNLTILKGVAEACGERTRMCFVVEGQNDRTLHRMDVLWSLMQKLQAKISM; encoded by the exons ATGGCAAACCAGCTGCAACAAGCACTGAGGAGCCTTTGCTGCAACACTCCTTGGAAGTATGCTGTGTTTTGGAAGCTCACACATCGAGCTCGAAT GATGTTGACTTGGGAGGACGCTTACTATGATAATGACGGGTTTCCGGAGAAAACATCTCCTGGTAGTACATCAGGCAACCTTCATGATGGACATTATTCCAACAATCGTCTTGGAGTAGCTGTGGCAAAGATGTCGTATCATGTTTATTCTCTTGGAGAAGG TATTGTAGGGCAGGTGGCAATTACTGGAAAACATTTATGGCTTTCAGCAGACACAGGTGCAACTATCACCAGCTTGGCGCCTGAG CACTGTGATGGGTGGCAAGCTCAATTTTCTGCTGGGATTAAG ACCATTGTTGTTGCTGCAGTTGCTCCACATGGAGTTGTACAACTTGGATCCTTGGATAGT ATTCCTGAGGATTCGAGGGTGGTCAAGCTTATTAGAGATGTCTTTTCTGAGCTCTTGGAGTCGATGGCAAGTTGCTTGCAGAGTTCGATGCAGAACAGCATGGAAAATTCTTGCTTG TCAGAGATTTCGACAAGAACCTCAGGTTCAGAGTTTTTTCAAGTCTGCGCAAATAATCTAGGTAGAAATGTTTGTGAAGATGGGAGAAATATGTGGTCTCCTCTATATACATCTGTTAAAAAATCTTTTGATCATTCTTGTATCTTCTCGCAACCTGGAAGTTACCCAAATAAAATACTTGAAGTGGTTAATAAGCAAGGACTTCATGAGACTGCAGTTCAAGGATCTGGTCACTGTGAGAATCTGCTTCCACCAAGCTGTGAAAGTTCCCTTATAAAACACCAAGAGGAAGGGCAGATGTGGGAAGAAAATGATCAGAAGTTTGAAGGGCAATCTAGCAACTCGAGAGTCTTGGGAAAGGGCTCAGTAGATAAAGCTAAGCCTACTTTTAGAAATAATGGAAGTAATGAAAGTGTTTCATATGATGCTGGACAAGTCACCGAACGCACTGTGCCATATAAAAACGATCTTTCTTCTGAAGCTTACAATGATCAAATTGGAGTGTTGGGTGTGCCAGATCTTCCCAATGCATATCCAGATAAATGTGTAGAGAAAAATTTAGGTTTCGAGACCGAGTGTAATTACACAATGCACACTCCTTTCAGGTTCTGTGCTGGCTACGAGCTGTTTGAAGCACTAGGGCCAATTTTCCAGAAAGGGAATTCTTCCAACGACTGGGAGGCAGGGAACCGGGAAGAAATGGCTGTTGAGATGCTTGAGGAAATCGGCACCAGCAGTCTGTTAAAGAGCAGCACTGGCCAGGAGCATCTTCTAGAAGCAGTAATAGCTAATGTTAACCGCCATGACAATGATAGTAGCAGTGTCAAGTCATTCTGTAAATCTGTTGATTCCCTCTTGACCACTGAAATAACTGTCGAACCTTGTAACAGCGGTATCGGCACTATCAGTTCTACTGGCTATTCATTTGATCGGGAAACATTGAACAGCTTCAACTCATCAGGTGTGTGTAGTATTCAGTCTTCAAGAGGTTTTTCATCAACCAGTTGTAGCAGAGGTAGTGGACATGTTGAGAGGCCACTTGAACCCACTAAAATGCATAAAAAGAGGGCTAGACCTGGTGAAAGTTGCCGACCTAGGCCCAGGGATAGACAATTGATCCAAGATCGCATCAAGGAGCTCCGCGAGCTGGTTCCAAATGGTTCTAAG TGCAGTATAGACTCACTTCTAGAACGGACAGTCAAACACATGGTCTTCATGCAAAGTATTACCAAGCATGCTGAAAAGCTAAAGAAGTGCTCTGCATCAAAG CTGGTTGCCAAGGAATTGGGTATCTCCGGGTCTTCCTCCCATGAGCATGGTTCAAGCTGGGCGATGGAAGTTGGAAGTAACCTAAAAGTTTGTCCAATGAGGGTTGAAAACTTAAGCATGAACGGTCAAATGCTTGTAGAA ATCTTTGAAGATGGCAGCCATTTCCTTGATATAGCAGAAGCTATCCGGAGCTTGAATCTTACTATTTTAAAAGGTGTGGCAGAGGCTTGTGGTGAGAGGACACGTATGTGTTTCGTGGTTGAG GGGCAGAATGATAGAACCTTGCATCGCATGGATGTACTATGGTCGCTTATGCAGAAACTACAAGCAAAGATCAGCATGTAA